A window of the Arthrobacter sp. Marseille-P9274 genome harbors these coding sequences:
- a CDS encoding thioesterase family protein has translation MTTTMGALEDTGAKEIAEGRLAFQLAYGDCDVVGIAYFAIYYRWMERTYSTWLHAHGIRSGQMLEDLGIVTVGASSGATYEQPARVFDRLSCQLMLDRLGASSYTLGFDFTRDGVLVTRGHMAFACRNPEWEKTPVPGRLAAVLSTLPPRQDGTARR, from the coding sequence ATGACTACGACGATGGGTGCGCTGGAAGATACCGGCGCAAAGGAGATTGCTGAGGGGCGGCTGGCATTCCAGCTCGCGTACGGCGACTGCGACGTCGTCGGCATCGCGTACTTCGCCATCTATTACCGCTGGATGGAACGCACCTACAGCACCTGGCTGCACGCGCACGGCATCCGCAGCGGTCAGATGCTGGAGGATCTGGGCATCGTGACAGTCGGAGCGAGCTCGGGGGCGACCTACGAGCAGCCGGCCCGGGTCTTCGACCGCCTGTCGTGCCAGCTCATGCTGGACCGCCTTGGGGCGAGTTCCTACACGCTCGGCTTCGACTTCACGCGTGACGGGGTCCTCGTCACGCGTGGCCACATGGCGTTCGCCTGCCGCAACCCCGAGTGGGAAAAGACTCCGGTCCCCGGCCGCCTTGCCGCCGTACTATCGACCCTGCCACCTCGGCAGGACGGCACGGCTCGGCGCTGA